The DNA region GTTAGGTTGCATACAGACCGCCTTGAGCTTAAAGAAGATTTCGAACTAAATCAGGCCAGTATCATCGCCCAAATCAGGCAACGCATTGGGGACGAAGAAAAAAAGCTGGAACTCACTGGTAAGGGTGTTGGTTTAATCGATGCTTATTTCGATGCGCTCCTAAGTTCTTACGCCAAAGAGTATGTATCTCTCAGCACTGTATCGATCGTCGATTTTAATATCAGCATCAAAACCACCGGTAGCAAAGGCAGCCATACAGACGCCATGGCCATTGCTGTTCTGCGCGTGAAAAACGCGGACAAGCATGAATATACTTTCACGCATAAGAGTGCGTCCATCAGCCAGTCCAGTATCGGCGCAGTGCAAGACGTGTTGCAGTTTTTTATCAATAGCGAACGTGCTTACACGCAACTATACATTGCGCTCGAGGACGCTAAAAAGCGTTCCCGATCGGATTTGATACAAAAATACCAGCTCCAAATGTCGACGCTGGTAAGGGCCACCTCATATAAAGAAATTGTAGAACGTCTTAAAGGCGGCCAATAAACTCTTCGACACCCGTCATTTGGAGCCACTTGCGGCGTGAATGTAGCCACAAGATAAATCCAACGGAGCTGCCAAAGTACACTAAGCCAAGTATCAGTAAAAACAGCGAATTTCCCCATGCATCCCAAGGAAGCAAAAAGAATAGCGCCACATGCATTAATAAAAAACCGGTAACCATCACCATGGTGCCGAAAATGCATAATATGCCAATAGTCACGATACGACGGGCCTTGTCCACTGCATGAACAAGACCTGTCGTGAGCTCGACTTTAACTAAATCAAGCAACAATCGACCGGCTTTGGCTACCGTACTGCCTAGAATAAACTCTAAAATCGCCTTCATCATTATTTCTTGTTT from Myxococcota bacterium includes:
- a CDS encoding alpha-isopropylmalate synthase regulatory domain-containing protein; its protein translation is MDHEAEQVNAVALEILSSAFVRLHTDRLELKEDFELNQASIIAQIRQRIGDEEKKLELTGKGVGLIDAYFDALLSSYAKEYVSLSTVSIVDFNISIKTTGSKGSHTDAMAIAVLRVKNADKHEYTFTHKSASISQSSIGAVQDVLQFFINSERAYTQLYIALEDAKKRSRSDLIQKYQLQMSTLVRATSYKEIVERLKGGQ